One window of Candidatus Microthrix subdominans genomic DNA carries:
- a CDS encoding DUF4263 domain-containing protein: MADHISTHYVKSGYATSDDIVLSQTPTTRTVLRPALHAGGVRGEVIRQKIGEEGNWADINDVDFRKLPADCGVAIELSTEATALLHTKLTQLYEVQKQKGAAPGDHSYVVAGSDEVVLVTGATRQKAIKELVDGDHSEEFWNELAKKDADLASRLAASQLQLVRETAIRQFADDIATYVSDEDHWQQFFETHPWMLQAAFSSPVFMLRGEAYVGGKRAAGRQGSGGVATDFLFSDESTKVSRSSRLRHLERSSLVGCIEVGADSGDAQEIYSASPGLSGGVVQTRNQMAVAVDHFKSVIGDEFKDLNQIHPKGVLIVGDSSGLTERKKASFNFFRQGLFSMTVITYDELLSRLGILYDVRVEELGEPKR; encoded by the coding sequence ATGGCTGACCATATATCGACTCACTACGTGAAGAGCGGGTACGCAACGTCCGACGACATTGTGCTGAGCCAGACGCCGACCACGCGTACCGTGCTCCGCCCTGCGCTTCACGCTGGTGGCGTCAGAGGGGAGGTCATTCGCCAGAAGATCGGAGAAGAGGGCAATTGGGCTGACATCAATGATGTCGATTTCCGAAAGCTTCCGGCTGATTGCGGTGTGGCGATTGAGCTAAGCACCGAAGCCACCGCTCTTCTACACACGAAACTCACGCAGCTATACGAAGTCCAGAAGCAGAAAGGGGCTGCGCCTGGTGACCATAGCTATGTTGTCGCCGGGAGCGATGAGGTTGTTCTAGTAACCGGTGCCACGCGACAGAAGGCGATCAAGGAACTGGTTGACGGAGACCATTCCGAGGAGTTCTGGAACGAACTTGCCAAGAAGGATGCCGATCTTGCATCTCGCCTTGCTGCTAGTCAGCTCCAGCTTGTCCGAGAAACTGCGATACGGCAGTTTGCCGATGATATTGCCACCTACGTTAGCGACGAGGATCACTGGCAACAGTTCTTTGAGACCCATCCGTGGATGCTCCAAGCTGCATTCTCCTCCCCTGTATTCATGCTACGGGGCGAGGCGTACGTAGGCGGGAAACGAGCCGCTGGTCGACAGGGCAGCGGTGGCGTAGCAACGGATTTCCTCTTTTCAGACGAAAGCACAAAAGTTTCGCGGTCGTCGAGATTAAGACACCTGGAGAGAAGCTCGTTGGTGGGCTGCATCGAGGTAGGGGCAGATAGCGGCGATGCCCAAGAGATCTATTCGGCCTCTCCCGGACTTAGCGGCGGAGTTGTCCAAACGCGGAATCAGATGGCGGTAGCGGTTGACCACTTCAAATCAGTAATCGGTGATGAGTTCAAGGACCTGAATCAGATCCATCCCAAAGGCGTTTTGATTGTCGGCGATTCGTCGGGTCTCACGGAGCGAAAGAAGGCTTCGTTCAATTTCTTCCGGCAGGGACTGTTTAGTATGACTGTCATTACCTATGATGAGCTACTCAGCCGTTTAGGGATTCTCTACGACGTCCGCGTTGAGGAGCTGGGTGAGCCCAAGCGCTGA